The Deltaproteobacteria bacterium genome includes a region encoding these proteins:
- a CDS encoding DUF350 domain-containing protein, producing the protein MRSTLHRALFVGVVSMLVAAPTFAQTPEPGTFDGLLRGVIGTVVYGVLGILLAVLGQKVFEWTTPFSVRKELEEDHNTAVGMVMAAMTLGISIIIAATILS; encoded by the coding sequence ATGCGTTCCACCCTTCACCGCGCCCTCTTCGTGGGTGTGGTCTCCATGCTCGTCGCGGCCCCCACCTTCGCGCAGACTCCCGAGCCCGGCACCTTCGACGGCCTGCTCCGCGGCGTGATCGGCACCGTGGTCTATGGCGTCCTGGGCATCCTGCTCGCCGTCCTCGGCCAGAAGGTCTTCGAGTGGACGACCCCCTTCTCGGTCCGCAAGGAGCTGGAGGAGGACCACAACACCGCCGTGGGCATGGTGATGGCGGCGATGACGCTGGGCATCTCGATCATCATCGCGGCGACCATCCTCTCCTGA
- a CDS encoding DUF4178 domain-containing protein: MAARSITCTNCGAPLEVHNPRAKICVCQFCGAQLDLTSPDYAFLGVVQRDPLIAPLQVGQIATDDDGTKWRILGQIRFEEDGFHWDEWLLQAEDGRSFWIQYDDGRFSFYTPRRLTEPVDPLECTGTFELGGKKHLCRDFGAASIQRIEGELTWKAAVGQTVRWLDAREVAMEWTERELEIFDVAPVSKGRIVQLFGMTRAELEAGCYLQEDGDDWDSDDDGEDVLDQLGVTPPVKAMIYLIIVAVIVAFTIMDECGGIGGYHRGGYSSGGYSFGK; this comes from the coding sequence ATGGCCGCCAGGAGCATCACCTGCACCAACTGTGGTGCGCCGCTCGAGGTTCACAACCCCCGGGCCAAGATCTGCGTCTGTCAGTTCTGCGGCGCCCAGCTGGATCTGACCAGCCCCGACTACGCCTTCCTCGGGGTGGTGCAGCGCGACCCGCTGATCGCTCCGCTGCAGGTGGGTCAGATCGCCACCGACGACGACGGAACGAAGTGGCGCATCCTGGGGCAGATCCGCTTCGAGGAGGACGGCTTCCACTGGGACGAGTGGCTGCTGCAGGCCGAGGACGGCCGCTCCTTCTGGATCCAGTACGACGACGGCCGCTTCTCCTTCTACACGCCGCGGCGCCTCACCGAGCCGGTCGATCCCCTCGAGTGCACCGGCACCTTCGAGCTCGGCGGCAAGAAGCACCTCTGTCGTGACTTCGGCGCCGCCTCGATCCAGCGCATCGAAGGCGAGCTCACCTGGAAGGCCGCGGTGGGTCAGACCGTGCGCTGGCTCGACGCCCGCGAGGTCGCCATGGAGTGGACCGAGCGCGAGCTCGAGATCTTCGACGTGGCCCCGGTCTCCAAGGGCCGGATCGTCCAGCTCTTCGGCATGACCCGGGCCGAGCTGGAGGCCGGCTGCTACCTCCAGGAGGACGGCGACGACTGGGACTCCGACGACGACGGGGAGGACGTCCTCGATCAGCTCGGCGTCACCCCCCCGGTGAAGGCGATGATCTACCTGATCATCGTGGCGGTCATCGTGGCCTTCACGATCATGGACGAGTGCGGCGGCATCGGTGGCTACCACCGCGGCGGCTACAGCAGCGGTGGCTACTCCTTTGGCAAGTGA
- a CDS encoding polyamine aminopropyltransferase: protein MASEAPAPFGRVERREAGALLAAVGVAATSGILYELLLGTTASFLLGDSVTEWSLTLGVFLASMGVGSWASRFVRSRILGSLIAVEVIVALVGGYSVLALFGVFAGATHLARLMLYACILVVGGGVGLEVPLLTRALRRYGELRLVLSSVLAIDYGGALLASVLYPFLLYPKLGLARTALFASLFNLLGAILILLAYRREAGLPRRLVAAVGAAFALVVIGLGAATTLTSLIDERLYRPEELVYAERSPYQALALTTHESGEASLYLNGHLQFFTGDEARYHEPLVHVPLGLLEAPRRVLILGGGDGLALREVLRHEAVEAVTLVDLDPMVTDLARRHPLLLKANEGVLADERVEIVNTDALLFLREAGERRFDAILVDLPDPSTPELARLYSVQFYRQVAARLAPGGVAVTQAGSPYFARKAYWCIEAGLRAAGLSTLPYRVNVPSFGEWGFVAASREAKLDPARIRLPREGRFLTTETLPTLFVFPPDLARLEVPPHTLMSPQLPALFEAGWRTHLF, encoded by the coding sequence TTGGCAAGTGAGGCGCCCGCCCCCTTCGGGCGGGTCGAGCGCCGGGAGGCCGGCGCCCTCCTGGCCGCTGTGGGGGTCGCCGCGACCAGCGGCATCCTCTACGAGCTGCTCCTGGGTACGACCGCCTCCTTCCTCCTGGGCGACTCGGTCACCGAGTGGTCGCTGACCCTCGGGGTCTTCCTGGCCTCGATGGGCGTGGGCTCCTGGGCCTCCCGCTTCGTCCGCAGCCGGATCCTCGGCTCGCTGATCGCCGTCGAGGTGATCGTCGCCCTGGTCGGAGGCTACTCGGTGCTGGCCCTCTTCGGCGTCTTCGCCGGGGCCACCCACCTCGCCCGCCTGATGCTCTACGCCTGCATCCTGGTGGTCGGCGGCGGGGTCGGCCTCGAGGTGCCGCTGCTGACCCGGGCCTTGCGGCGCTACGGCGAGCTCCGCCTCGTGCTCTCCAGCGTCCTGGCCATCGACTACGGCGGCGCCCTGCTGGCGAGCGTCCTCTACCCCTTCCTCCTCTACCCGAAGCTCGGCCTCGCCCGCACCGCCCTCTTCGCCTCCCTCTTCAACCTCCTCGGCGCGATCCTGATCCTCCTGGCCTACCGCCGCGAGGCCGGGCTGCCGCGCCGCCTCGTCGCCGCGGTGGGCGCGGCCTTCGCGCTGGTGGTGATCGGGCTCGGCGCCGCCACGACCCTCACCAGCCTCATCGACGAGCGCCTCTACCGGCCCGAGGAGCTGGTCTACGCCGAGCGCAGCCCCTACCAGGCGCTGGCCCTCACGACCCACGAGAGCGGCGAGGCCTCGCTCTACCTCAACGGGCACCTGCAGTTCTTCACCGGCGACGAGGCGCGCTACCACGAGCCCCTGGTGCACGTCCCCCTCGGGCTCCTCGAGGCCCCGCGGCGGGTGCTCATCCTCGGCGGCGGCGACGGGCTGGCCCTGCGCGAGGTGCTGCGCCACGAGGCGGTCGAGGCGGTCACCCTGGTCGACCTCGATCCGATGGTCACCGACCTCGCTCGCCGCCACCCCCTCCTGCTGAAGGCGAACGAGGGGGTGCTCGCCGACGAGCGGGTCGAGATCGTCAACACCGACGCGCTCCTCTTCCTGCGGGAGGCGGGCGAGCGTCGCTTCGACGCGATCCTGGTGGACCTCCCCGACCCCTCGACCCCGGAGCTGGCCCGCCTCTACTCGGTGCAGTTCTACCGGCAGGTCGCCGCGCGCCTGGCGCCGGGCGGGGTCGCCGTCACCCAGGCCGGCTCGCCCTACTTCGCCCGGAAGGCCTACTGGTGCATCGAGGCGGGGCTGCGCGCCGCCGGCCTCTCGACCTTGCCCTACCGGGTGAACGTGCCGAGCTTCGGCGAGTGGGGCTTCGTCGCGGCGAGCCGGGAGGCGAAGCTCGATCCGGCGCGGATCCGGCTGCCCCGCGAGGGCCGCTTCCTCACCACGGAGACCCTGCCCACCCTCTTCGTCTTCCCGCCGGACCTCGCCCGCCTGGAGGTCCCCCCGCACACCCTGATGTCGCCCCAGCTGCCGGCCCTCTTCGAGGCCGGCTGGCGCACCCACCTCTTCTGA
- a CDS encoding sigma 54-interacting transcriptional regulator, whose product METKRTLDYRTDLERAMRLAARPERIEALLSDALDALASVIPYDLATVMEFSGVDELKPRMYRGPLARPEIAELRLNLENAPAVKELLHQRKARAFTEADHRESGDIYDDLLALPHGHSCMVVPLYADEEDLGILTLDRVQCETYSDEIVRLGTVYGHLIGLALNYAEQSSVLLRLRAQLQEQNALLLSADPGRSRATDLVEACASPGMREVVRLARQVALSDAPVLITGETGTGKEVLASAIHGWSRRHDRPMTTVNCAALPPSLIETELFGHTKGAFSGAVRDRLGRFQVANGGTLMLDEIGELPLEMQAKLLRVLQEGAFQPVGSDDEVRVDVRIIAATHVNLQEAVSEGRFREDLYYRLCVFPLVVPPLRQRVDDLPVLVEACLDKLQQQTGRGPWTVSGPDLTRLRAHAWPGNVRELYNVLERATIVSGQAGPLHIGALQPGAAEVPTPAAAPGEEPFPSLADMERVHFEAALRRAGGKLYGKGGAAELLGLNPSTAKSRMLKLGLGGARSFKKSLEG is encoded by the coding sequence ATGGAGACCAAGCGAACCCTCGACTACCGGACGGACCTGGAGCGCGCCATGCGCCTGGCCGCCCGGCCGGAGCGCATCGAGGCCTTGCTCAGCGACGCCCTCGACGCCCTCGCCAGCGTCATCCCCTATGACCTGGCGACCGTCATGGAGTTCAGCGGGGTGGACGAGCTCAAGCCGCGCATGTACCGCGGGCCGCTGGCGCGGCCGGAGATCGCCGAGCTGCGGCTGAACCTGGAGAACGCCCCCGCCGTCAAGGAGCTCCTGCACCAGCGCAAGGCGCGGGCCTTCACCGAGGCGGACCACCGGGAGAGCGGCGACATCTACGACGACCTCCTGGCCCTGCCCCACGGCCACTCCTGCATGGTGGTGCCGCTCTACGCCGACGAGGAGGACCTGGGGATCCTCACCCTGGACCGCGTCCAGTGCGAGACCTACAGCGACGAGATCGTCCGGCTGGGCACGGTCTACGGGCACCTCATCGGCCTGGCCCTCAACTACGCGGAGCAGTCCTCGGTGCTGCTGCGGCTGCGCGCGCAGCTCCAGGAGCAGAACGCGCTGCTGCTCTCGGCGGACCCCGGGCGCAGCCGGGCCACCGACCTCGTCGAGGCCTGCGCCAGCCCGGGCATGCGCGAGGTGGTGCGCCTGGCCCGGCAGGTCGCGCTTAGCGACGCGCCGGTGCTCATCACCGGCGAGACGGGGACCGGCAAGGAGGTGCTGGCCAGCGCCATCCACGGCTGGAGCCGCCGCCACGACCGCCCCATGACGACCGTGAACTGCGCCGCGCTGCCGCCGAGCCTCATCGAGACCGAGCTCTTCGGCCACACCAAGGGCGCCTTCAGCGGCGCGGTGAGGGATCGGCTGGGCCGCTTCCAGGTGGCGAACGGCGGCACGCTGATGCTCGACGAGATCGGCGAGCTGCCCCTCGAGATGCAGGCCAAGCTGCTGCGCGTGCTGCAGGAGGGCGCCTTCCAGCCGGTGGGCAGCGACGACGAGGTGAGGGTGGACGTGCGCATCATCGCCGCCACCCACGTGAACCTGCAGGAGGCGGTGTCCGAGGGGCGCTTCCGCGAGGACCTCTATTACCGCCTCTGCGTCTTCCCGCTGGTGGTGCCGCCCCTGCGACAGCGCGTGGACGACCTGCCGGTGCTGGTGGAGGCCTGCCTGGACAAGCTGCAGCAGCAGACGGGCCGGGGTCCCTGGACGGTGTCGGGCCCGGACCTGACGCGCCTCCGGGCCCATGCCTGGCCGGGCAACGTGAGGGAGCTCTACAACGTGCTCGAGCGCGCCACCATCGTCTCGGGGCAGGCCGGGCCCCTGCACATCGGTGCCCTGCAGCCCGGCGCCGCCGAGGTGCCCACCCCGGCCGCCGCCCCCGGCGAGGAGCCCTTCCCGAGCCTCGCCGACATGGAGCGCGTGCACTTCGAGGCGGCCCTGCGCCGCGCCGGCGGCAAGCTCTACGGCAAGGGGGGCGCCGCGGAGCTCCTCGGCCTCAACCCCAGCACCGCCAAGAGCCGCATGCTCAAGCTCGGCCTGGGCGGAGCGCGCTCGTTCAAGAAGAGCCTGGAGGGCTGA
- a CDS encoding DUF4178 domain-containing protein yields MTTTCPQCGAQLETSGAVQVVVCEYCNAYSLVYQGELSLAGKVAPLAELPSRLEVGRTGQLLGRPFTALGRVRYDYEDGTWDEWSLFFEDGSLGWLQDDEGELTFFSERVQLGPPGELGLDLGSVGLGATVSVEGRPVFVSELGEASLIGGQGQITSYLSVGEHFDYVDGVLDGQQAIVMATARMTVLFVGRALEAQDLTV; encoded by the coding sequence ATGACGACGACCTGCCCCCAGTGCGGAGCGCAATTGGAGACCAGCGGCGCAGTGCAGGTCGTGGTCTGCGAATACTGCAACGCCTACAGCCTCGTCTACCAGGGCGAGCTCTCCCTGGCCGGAAAGGTCGCCCCCCTGGCCGAGCTCCCCTCCCGCCTGGAGGTGGGTCGGACCGGCCAGCTGCTGGGCCGCCCCTTCACCGCCCTGGGGAGGGTCCGCTACGACTACGAGGACGGCACCTGGGACGAGTGGAGCCTCTTCTTCGAGGACGGCAGCCTCGGCTGGCTGCAGGACGACGAAGGTGAGCTGACCTTCTTCTCGGAGCGGGTGCAGCTCGGCCCGCCCGGCGAGCTGGGCCTGGACCTCGGCAGCGTGGGCCTCGGCGCCACGGTCTCGGTGGAGGGTCGCCCGGTCTTCGTCAGCGAGCTCGGCGAGGCCTCCCTGATCGGCGGCCAGGGCCAGATCACCTCCTACCTCTCGGTGGGAGAACACTTCGACTACGTCGATGGGGTGCTGGACGGCCAGCAGGCCATCGTGATGGCCACCGCCCGGATGACGGTGCTCTTCGTCGGCCGGGCCCTCGAGGCCCAGGACCTGACGGTCTGA
- a CDS encoding cytochrome c3 family protein, whose translation MFSKRFDQRVYLALATVVGSVVLGLALGVFSLWPSRVESGYTPSQPIPFSHELHAGTLAIDCQYCHSNASKGAHATVPALSTCMNCHSKVQTKTPAGDLKPGLATLLQHWERGEPVLWTKVNDVADFVYFEHSRHVNSGLRCQECHGPVEQMTHLRREHALKMAFCIDCHSQAPEAEAPAAAPTADTVPQPASGTRAPTTCTTCHR comes from the coding sequence GTGTTCAGCAAGCGCTTCGATCAGAGGGTCTACCTCGCACTGGCGACCGTGGTTGGCTCGGTCGTCCTGGGCCTGGCCCTGGGGGTGTTCTCCCTTTGGCCCTCGCGGGTCGAGAGCGGCTACACGCCCTCCCAGCCGATCCCCTTCAGCCACGAGCTGCACGCCGGCACCCTGGCCATCGACTGCCAGTACTGCCACTCGAACGCGTCCAAGGGAGCGCACGCCACCGTGCCCGCGCTCTCCACCTGCATGAACTGCCACAGCAAGGTGCAGACCAAGACGCCCGCCGGTGACCTCAAGCCGGGCCTGGCGACGCTGCTCCAGCACTGGGAGCGCGGCGAGCCGGTGCTCTGGACCAAGGTCAACGACGTGGCCGACTTCGTCTACTTCGAGCACTCGCGCCACGTGAACTCCGGCCTCCGCTGCCAGGAGTGCCACGGCCCGGTCGAGCAGATGACCCACCTGCGCCGGGAGCACGCCCTGAAGATGGCCTTCTGCATCGACTGCCACAGCCAGGCGCCCGAGGCCGAGGCGCCCGCGGCGGCCCCCACCGCCGACACCGTCCCCCAGCCGGCGAGCGGAACGCGCGCGCCCACCACCTGCACCACCTGCCACAGGTAG
- a CDS encoding VCBS repeat-containing protein has product MKQGKRILLALALSLVFLPGCPRKPSGDPPPPRCGECGPYQVCGPAGTCIPAGNPAADCAEYERWDPAGEYCIYDLPAACTAGAMYLPGAQAFRLAEWGLEGMGVTGQRLGAVDLDDDGRAELVVRKIGDHEAAQASNPDVELVWVLHNTGDASGVSFVDVTEATGLFRRRDGDATRTRPAEIVIFADVNGDGHLDAYTAGGAPNGGAETAELMLGDGALGFTLGAEANPARHAGDEGNPVGATFLDASLDGRVDLFVGTPEQDRFYLGLGTDELPDTTDRQGLLTLPWMDAATVNAGLAHTNSWSTLACDLDGDGYSELLSSSYGRAPNHLWLNQPGEEGSITFANHSVASGYAFDEDLDWTDNQSARCHCQLHPSDEDCAGVPRPTLINCRTDADAFRWNHPTDREPFRLGGNSGTTVCADLNGDGRMDLFTTEIVHWDVGGSSDRSEILVNSGEAPLRFVRPGRGPTGLFRQHSEPDFNEGDMTAAAFDFDNDGRIDLYVGDSDYPGTHGLLYQQYASGVFDEVPVGEGIDQLRSHGMAVADFDRDGDLDIVVGHSSARCYGECYSTFEIRAFENVIGQDGNWLQIELRDPTLPNTRAIGARLELRTASGAQVRQIDGGHGQGGIQHDLVQHFGLGVDCEARLTIHWPEAGSEPQVVHLPAGHRFRITRGEGVELLD; this is encoded by the coding sequence ATGAAGCAAGGCAAGCGGATCCTCCTCGCCCTGGCGCTCTCCCTGGTCTTCCTCCCCGGCTGTCCGCGGAAGCCGAGCGGCGATCCGCCGCCCCCCCGCTGCGGCGAGTGCGGCCCCTACCAGGTCTGCGGTCCCGCGGGCACCTGCATCCCGGCGGGCAACCCGGCGGCGGACTGCGCCGAGTACGAGCGCTGGGATCCCGCCGGCGAGTACTGCATCTACGATCTGCCCGCGGCCTGCACCGCCGGGGCGATGTATCTCCCCGGGGCGCAGGCCTTCCGCCTGGCCGAGTGGGGCCTCGAGGGCATGGGCGTCACCGGCCAGCGCCTCGGCGCGGTGGACCTCGATGACGACGGCCGCGCCGAGCTGGTCGTCCGCAAGATCGGGGATCACGAGGCGGCCCAGGCCTCGAACCCCGACGTCGAGCTGGTCTGGGTGCTGCACAACACCGGCGACGCCTCGGGGGTCTCCTTCGTCGACGTCACCGAGGCCACGGGCCTCTTCCGGCGCCGGGACGGGGACGCCACCCGCACCCGGCCCGCCGAGATCGTGATCTTCGCCGACGTGAACGGCGACGGTCACCTCGACGCCTACACCGCTGGCGGCGCCCCCAACGGCGGCGCGGAGACCGCCGAGCTGATGCTGGGCGACGGCGCCCTGGGCTTCACCCTCGGCGCCGAGGCCAACCCCGCCCGCCACGCCGGCGACGAGGGCAACCCGGTGGGGGCGACCTTCCTCGACGCCTCCCTCGACGGGCGCGTCGATCTCTTCGTGGGGACCCCCGAGCAGGATCGCTTCTACCTGGGGCTGGGCACCGACGAGCTCCCCGACACCACCGATCGGCAGGGGCTGCTCACCCTGCCCTGGATGGACGCCGCCACGGTGAACGCGGGGCTGGCCCACACCAACTCCTGGAGCACCCTGGCCTGCGATCTCGACGGCGACGGCTACAGCGAGCTGCTCTCCTCCTCCTACGGCCGGGCGCCCAACCACCTCTGGCTGAACCAGCCCGGGGAGGAGGGCAGCATCACCTTCGCCAACCACTCGGTTGCTTCCGGCTACGCCTTCGACGAGGACCTGGACTGGACCGACAACCAGAGCGCCCGCTGCCACTGTCAGCTCCACCCCTCGGACGAGGACTGCGCCGGGGTCCCCCGTCCGACCTTGATCAACTGCCGGACCGACGCCGACGCCTTCCGCTGGAACCACCCCACCGACCGCGAGCCCTTCCGCCTCGGCGGCAACTCGGGCACGACCGTCTGCGCCGACCTCAACGGTGACGGCCGGATGGATCTCTTCACCACCGAGATCGTCCACTGGGACGTCGGCGGCAGCTCCGACCGCAGCGAGATCCTGGTGAACTCCGGCGAGGCGCCGCTGCGCTTCGTGCGGCCGGGGCGGGGACCGACCGGTCTCTTCCGGCAGCACTCCGAGCCCGACTTCAACGAGGGCGACATGACCGCCGCCGCCTTCGACTTCGACAACGACGGGCGGATCGACCTCTACGTCGGCGACTCGGACTACCCGGGCACCCACGGGCTGCTCTACCAGCAGTACGCCTCCGGGGTCTTCGACGAGGTGCCGGTGGGCGAGGGGATCGATCAGCTGCGCAGCCATGGCATGGCGGTCGCGGACTTCGATCGCGACGGCGACCTCGACATCGTGGTGGGCCACTCCAGCGCCCGCTGCTACGGGGAGTGCTACTCCACCTTCGAGATCCGGGCCTTCGAGAACGTCATCGGCCAGGACGGCAACTGGCTGCAGATCGAGCTGCGCGATCCAACCCTGCCCAACACCCGGGCCATCGGCGCGCGCCTCGAGCTGCGCACGGCGAGCGGCGCCCAGGTCCGGCAGATCGACGGCGGTCACGGGCAGGGCGGCATCCAGCACGACCTGGTCCAGCACTTCGGCCTGGGCGTCGACTGCGAGGCCCGGCTGACGATTCACTGGCCCGAGGCGGGCAGCGAGCCACAGGTGGTCCACCTGCCGGCGGGCCACCGCTTCCGGATCACCCGGGGCGAGGGTGTCGAGCTCCTCGACTAG
- a CDS encoding 4Fe-4S dicluster domain-containing protein, translated as MSDRNHPDPRTPRPELPVLQTHAERLAPPAEVSRRGFLQLMGASAALALGATGCDRKPRRTIVSRVSAPEFQKPGQALHYASTWTDGPLPYGILVKTVDGRPVKIDGNPEHPVARGASTAAMQAMILGLYDPDRLQKPALEGGEVSWEEADAHVARALREARKVLLLTRSQLGPSERALIGTLRELVPGLQHLVHELVHDAPRRSAWAKLYGSDGEVVPDLARAKVILSLDSDFLAHDGAVLANIRGFAAGKRVDDANAPASDPSRLYVVESTMTLTGSKADHRLRLRPSAVPALLAALEGGGDALRRLAGTHGLDPRLLEALHADLLAHPGQALVVAGPRFPEAVHAQVARLNERIGAHTSLLRWDPEPATLPVTPPEAIEAAAAEADLVLVLGTNPVEDGLKIDGKRSVVHAALPTATAMAASVRLPSCHNLESWNDRRWGQAGESLCQPVIAPLFESRQEAESLLRWTQAVAPEGHPVKGFEDWHVYLAHRFNGGDPTPESQAQWFDTLKLGGRFAPGLQPLPPRSGDLPATVASTASSGLEAVILPHSGLYDGRGANNAWLQELPDPVSKVVWGGVAAVGVATARRLELAEGDEVELKLGDHTVRLPVLVQPGNADGVVALTLGHGQSGGGVAREAGGTNVAPLLASLRGFAPSWAGALQLKRTGEGERPVRTQETFDLHHRPIAIDGTVEQFRTDPRFVDHARHVPEAVRQYPPKDYAQGNKWGMSIDLNACVGCNACMAACQSENNIAVVGRDDCSVGRDMHWIRVDRYEEVGEDPDDVTVHQQPMLCQHCDDAPCENVCPVKATTHSPEGLNEMAYNRCVGTRYCSNNCPYKVRRFNYRRYQEKRTSTPLLELVHNPQVTVRGVGVMEKCTFCVQRIQGAKYTAKNEGRPLQDGDVQTACQVACPAQAIHFGDVNDAGSEVAQKKSGPRGYHVLEELNVNPNVTYLAQLRNPSPSVPGDEGGEEH; from the coding sequence ATGAGCGACCGCAACCACCCGGACCCCCGAACGCCGCGCCCGGAGCTGCCCGTCCTGCAGACGCACGCGGAGCGCCTCGCGCCCCCGGCGGAGGTGAGCCGGCGCGGCTTCCTGCAGCTCATGGGCGCCTCGGCCGCCCTGGCCCTGGGCGCGACCGGCTGCGACCGCAAGCCCCGCCGCACCATCGTCAGCCGGGTGAGCGCCCCCGAGTTCCAGAAGCCGGGTCAGGCCCTGCACTACGCCTCCACCTGGACCGACGGGCCCCTGCCCTACGGCATCCTCGTGAAGACGGTGGACGGGCGCCCGGTGAAGATCGACGGCAACCCGGAGCACCCCGTCGCCCGGGGCGCCTCCACCGCGGCCATGCAGGCGATGATCCTCGGCCTCTACGATCCCGATCGCCTGCAGAAGCCGGCCCTCGAGGGCGGCGAGGTGAGCTGGGAGGAGGCCGACGCCCACGTGGCCCGCGCCCTGCGCGAGGCGCGCAAGGTCTTGCTCCTCACCCGCTCCCAGCTGGGCCCCTCGGAGCGCGCCCTCATCGGCACCCTGCGGGAGCTCGTGCCGGGCCTCCAGCACCTGGTGCACGAGCTCGTGCACGACGCCCCTCGACGTAGCGCCTGGGCGAAGCTCTACGGCAGCGACGGCGAGGTGGTGCCGGATCTGGCCCGGGCCAAGGTCATCCTGAGCCTCGACTCGGACTTCCTGGCGCACGACGGGGCGGTCCTGGCGAACATCCGCGGCTTCGCGGCCGGCAAGCGCGTGGACGACGCCAATGCGCCGGCCAGCGATCCCAGCCGCCTCTACGTGGTCGAGTCCACGATGACCCTCACCGGGTCCAAGGCGGATCACCGCCTGCGCCTGCGCCCCTCGGCGGTGCCGGCGCTGCTCGCGGCCCTCGAGGGCGGGGGCGACGCCCTGCGACGCCTCGCCGGGACCCACGGCCTCGACCCCCGCCTGCTCGAGGCCCTGCACGCCGACCTCCTGGCCCACCCCGGTCAGGCCCTGGTGGTGGCGGGCCCCCGCTTCCCCGAGGCCGTCCACGCCCAGGTGGCGCGGCTCAACGAGCGGATCGGCGCGCACACCTCTCTGCTGCGCTGGGATCCGGAGCCCGCGACCCTGCCGGTGACCCCGCCCGAGGCCATCGAGGCGGCGGCGGCCGAGGCGGACCTGGTCCTGGTGCTGGGCACCAACCCCGTCGAGGACGGGCTGAAGATCGACGGCAAGCGCAGCGTGGTCCACGCGGCGCTCCCCACGGCCACCGCGATGGCGGCGAGCGTGCGGCTGCCCAGCTGCCACAACCTGGAGAGCTGGAACGACCGCCGCTGGGGCCAGGCGGGAGAGAGCCTCTGCCAGCCGGTCATCGCGCCGCTCTTCGAGAGCCGCCAGGAGGCCGAGAGCCTGCTGCGCTGGACCCAGGCCGTGGCGCCGGAGGGGCACCCCGTCAAGGGCTTCGAGGACTGGCACGTCTACCTGGCGCACCGCTTCAACGGGGGAGACCCCACCCCGGAGAGCCAGGCGCAATGGTTCGACACCCTCAAGCTGGGCGGCCGCTTCGCGCCCGGCCTGCAGCCGCTGCCGCCGCGCAGCGGGGACCTCCCGGCGACGGTCGCGAGCACCGCGTCCTCGGGTCTGGAGGCGGTCATCCTCCCCCACTCCGGCCTCTACGACGGCCGGGGCGCGAACAACGCCTGGCTGCAGGAGCTGCCCGACCCCGTGAGCAAGGTGGTGTGGGGCGGCGTCGCCGCGGTGGGCGTCGCGACGGCGCGGCGCCTCGAGCTCGCCGAGGGCGACGAGGTCGAGCTGAAGCTCGGAGACCACACGGTGCGCCTGCCGGTGCTGGTCCAGCCAGGCAACGCCGACGGCGTGGTGGCCCTGACGCTGGGCCACGGCCAGAGCGGCGGCGGGGTGGCCCGGGAGGCTGGCGGCACGAACGTGGCCCCCCTCCTGGCCTCCCTCCGTGGCTTCGCGCCCTCCTGGGCCGGCGCCCTGCAGCTGAAGCGCACCGGCGAGGGCGAGCGCCCCGTCCGCACCCAGGAGACCTTCGATCTCCACCACCGTCCCATCGCCATCGACGGCACCGTGGAGCAGTTCCGCACGGACCCGCGCTTCGTCGATCACGCCCGGCACGTCCCCGAGGCCGTGCGCCAGTACCCGCCCAAGGACTACGCGCAGGGCAACAAGTGGGGCATGAGCATCGACCTCAACGCCTGCGTGGGCTGCAACGCCTGCATGGCGGCCTGCCAGTCCGAGAACAACATCGCCGTGGTGGGCCGCGATGACTGCTCGGTGGGCCGCGACATGCACTGGATCCGCGTGGACCGCTACGAGGAGGTCGGCGAGGACCCGGACGACGTCACCGTGCACCAGCAGCCGATGCTCTGCCAGCACTGCGACGACGCCCCCTGCGAGAACGTCTGCCCGGTGAAGGCCACCACCCACAGCCCCGAGGGGCTCAACGAGATGGCCTACAACCGCTGCGTGGGCACCCGGTACTGCTCCAACAACTGCCCCTACAAGGTGCGGCGCTTCAACTACCGCCGCTACCAGGAGAAGCGCACCAGCACGCCCCTGCTGGAGCTGGTGCACAACCCGCAGGTCACGGTTCGCGGCGTGGGCGTGATGGAGAAGTGCACCTTCTGCGTCCAGCGCATCCAGGGTGCCAAGTACACCGCCAAGAACGAGGGCCGGCCCCTGCAGGACGGCGACGTGCAGACCGCCTGCCAGGTGGCCTGCCCGGCGCAGGCCATCCACTTCGGCGACGTCAACGACGCCGGGAGCGAGGTGGCCCAGAAGAAGTCCGGCCCGCGGGGCTACCACGTCCTCGAGGAGCTCAACGTCAACCCCAACGTCACCTACCTCGCCCAGCTGCGGAACCCGAGTCCCAGCGTGCCGGGCGACGAGGGCGGCGAAGAGCACTAG